The following coding sequences lie in one Oryza brachyantha chromosome 10, ObraRS2, whole genome shotgun sequence genomic window:
- the LOC121055572 gene encoding uncharacterized protein LOC121055572, producing the protein MRHPADSKAWKHVDKEFPGFALDPRHVRMGLASDGFNPFGPKSPGNNIDVYLQPLIDELKDLWENGVETWDAKVKRNFTLRAILLWTINDFPAYGMLLGWSTKGKFACPYCNKDTEYLWLKFGSKHCYMGHRRFLPMDHRWRRNKVSFNNKVETRDAPMPLTGEEVLKQYESFEQVSFGNTTRKRKRREEERRWHNWWKKSIFFELPYWEKLLVRHNLDVMHIEKNICESILGTLLNITGKSKDSEKARLDMEHLGMRKDQHPLVKNGKYTLPSALYSLDDDDKTYFCSFLEGVKMPDGYASNIKRCVDVNTSNLSGLKTHDYHVIFQKLLPIAVRSILPQDVVIPLIELSRFFSAICSKELSIDELEKLSISIRETLCRLEMIFPPAFFDIMVHLPVHLAEEANLGGPVCYRWMYPIERYLRTLKEYVRNKAHPEGSIAEGYILEECMTFCARFLDDVNTKLNRAEKCHGE; encoded by the exons ATGCGACACCCTGCCGACTCCAAGGCATGGAAGCACGTGGATAAAGAGTTTCCAGGGTTTGCATTGGATCCTCGCCATGTTAGGATGGGTCTTGCCTCTGATGGATTCAATCCATTTG GGCCAAAGTCACCGGGAAATAACATCGATGTATATTTGCAGCCCCTAATCGATGAGTTAAAAGATCTTTGGGAAAATGGTGTTGAGACTTGGGATGCAAAGGTAAAGAGGAATTTCACTTTGCGTGCAATTCTACTTTGGACAATTAATGACTTCCCAGCATATGGCATGCTATTAGGTTGGAGCACAAAAGGAAAGTTTGCTTGTCCATACTGTAACAAGGATACTGAATATTTATGGTTGAAATTTGGGTCAAAGCATTGCTACATGGGTCATCGACGATTTTTGCCTATGGACCACAGGTGGCGACGCAACAAGGTTAGCTTCAACAACAAGGTGGAAACTAGGGACGCTCCGATGCCACTAACGGGTGAAGAGGTGTTGAAACAGTATGAAAGCTTTGAGCAAGTGTCATTTGGGAACACAACAAGAAAAAGGAAGCGGCGTGAAGAAGAACGTAGATGGCACAACTGGTGGAagaagagtattttttttgaattgcCGTACTGGGAAAAGTTGCTTGTAAGGCACAATTTGGATGTGATGcacattgaaaaaaatatttgtgagaGCATATTGGGGACTTTGCTTAACATTACAGGTAAATCAAAGGATAGCGAGAAGGCAAGGCTTGACATGGAACATTTGGGCATGAGGAAGGATCAACATCCTTTGGTGAAGAATGGCAAGTACACTTTGCCATCAGCGTTATACTCTTTGGATGACGATGACAAGACATATTTTTGTAGTTTTCTAGAAGGAGTTAAGATGCCTGATGGGTACGCCTCCAATATCAAGAGATGTGTGGACGTGAATACGAGTAATCTTTCTGGACTCAAAACTCATGACTATCATGTTATATTCCAAAAACTATTGCCCATAGCAGTACGTAGCATATTGCCACAAGATGTTGTGATCCCATTGATTGAGCTTAGTAGGTTCTTTAGTGCAATATGTTCAAAGGAGTTGAGTATTGATGAGTTAGAGAAATTGAGCATTTCAATTAGAGAAACTCTTTGTCGTCTTGAGATGATCTTCCCACCAGCTTTTTTTGACATCATGGTGCATTTGCCGGTTCATCTTGCTGAAGAGGCTAATCTAGGAGGACCTGTGTGCTATAGATGGATGTATCCAATAGAGAGGTATCTACGTACGCTTAAAGAATATGTCCGAAACAAAGCCCACCCTGAAGGTTCAATAGCTGAGGGGTATATATTAGAGGAGTGCATGACATTCTGCGCTCGCTTCTTGGATGACGTTAATACCAAGCTTAATCGTGCAGAAAAGTGCCATGGTGAATGA